catttcataaaaaaaaaaaatttattattgtaaaaaaaaagagtgtcatttttttatttgatgaacACGAAAATACACTCACGCTCCAATGTAAAAAGAGtatgccattaaaaaaaaaggaaaagtggGTGACGGGGCGGGACCTGATTGATAAGTAAACAAACTGTAGAAGCGTAACCGGGTACAAGCGAGAAAgccctctcctctctctctctctctctcatctctagTGTTTTATGTTTATAGAAGAAGAGAAGCGGAGAATTGAATTGGGGAATTTGATGTCCGTGACGCGAGGCTTCTGAGGcgtgagagatagagagagagacagaggaaaTATCCAATAATAAAAACCATTAACCATAACAacaactctatatatatatacacagagagagagagagagagagagagagaggaaatgtCGAAGAAGAAAGGGAGTGGAAACACGATGACTCTGAAGGACTTTCACGGTGGCTCTATCCCAACTGATCTCCCGCTTCCCTCTGCTCCCGGTGTGTAAGTACCATTTTTGCCCTTTCACCTttacctttctctctctctctatttagaTCTGCCATTCAATTCCCACTAGATCTGTATTCACAAACCCTAGTTATTATGTATTCAtttgttgcttttttatttatttattaattattgttttagaATTGTGAGGCCGTCGGATCGTCCGGGCTACGACCGCCCGAACCCGTGGGGGAACCCGATGGGGCGACCCGATCACCGGTCACGGCCGCACTCGTCTCCCGCGACGAGGCATTTTGATGACAAGACTCCGTTTCTCGCTCACGCTGCTAACATTGGGCGGAATTTCGATGAGGATGAGCGGAAGCCGCTTGATGGGGTGTCTGCCCCGCGGCGGACCATTAGTGATGATAATATTCGGGTCCCGTCTGCCCGCGTTGAGCTGAAGCCCGAGTATGGGCCGAGTGGGAGTTTTTCGAGTAGGCAAGGATTGGGTGGAGGTGGAAGTGGAAGTGCAAGTGGGAATGTGAATTCGATTGCCGGGAAGGTTAATGAGGCGGGTAGTGTTGTTGGGGTTAGTTCGCAGAATTTAGGTGCGAATAGTGGGGGTTATACGAATGTGTGGGCAGCCAGGAAAGAGGCAATGGGGGTTAATGAACCAGTGCAGCAAGCTGCATTGTCTGGACAAAATGCTGTTTCGAAGTTTGCTCATGCTAGTGCACTTGATAAGGTGTCTTCGGGTAGATGGCAATCGAAGCAACCGGCCCCTTATCAGGGTGATGTTGAGGCTGCTAGGTCGCCCGAAAGGGAGAGTGGCTTTCAGTCTAAGAACTTTGGTGGCAGTGGTGGTGCTGGTGGCAGCGGCTATGATACTGTGGATGTTGCGAGTGGGAGAGAATATCATGATGCTACATTGGCGAGACAAGCTGAAAGGGGTCTGAGTATTGAGGACGGGGTTCGGGTTGGTAGGAAGGAGTTTCCGGATTACGAAAGAGCTGGGGCTCCTGTGGCTCCTGTGTATTCGGAATTGAAAGAGAGGAACCCAGTGATTCATGTGGATAGGACTCATCTGGCTCGTGATGATGGAAAACTTGGTGGGTCTGAATTGCATTCCCCAGTGCCTTTGGAGCCATCCGAGCGGCCTAAGTTGAAGTTGCTTCCAAGGACTAAGCCATTGGAAAGTTCAGAACAACCTGTTCCTGTTGTCGATCATACACAGGTATTGGCAAGGTTACTCGATTGAGCGTTTGTATATAATAAAGAATGTTTAGCTCACTTTACGTTCCTTGAACTTAATTCCTATTATTTCATGGACTATACAGGGCTATCAGCGGGTGAGTGACACTGCTCATACTGAAACTGTTAATGAAGTGTATGGAAATATGAGTCCTGCAAAACCTAGCATAGCTAGCACTGAGAGTGTGAAGCAGGTTGTGGAGCGTCCCAAATTGAATTTAAAGCCTCGGTCACAGCCTGCTGAGCATTTGGAAGGAAATGCTGAAAGAGAGAGGTCAGTAACTGATTTTGGGTTTCTTACTGATTCTCCCTTATCAAAACTATCATATGGACTACATAtcaaaaatgtatatttttgtgatttaagaTGACAACtacaaaaatactattttattagGGAACAAAAGATCTGTTTGGCCTGACATTAGCAATCATTTGAGCATAAAGTTTTTAGTTAGGTAAAGACTTGAGGGAGGGGAGGTGGGGTGGTGTTTAAAACCCATACTTGCCCGCTATTTTATACTAATGGGGGGTGGATTTGCCACTTGGCACAATCTTTTGAGCATAAAGTAATCCACAGGGTTAACTGATGTAAGTTTAAAAAACATACTCTGAATCACAAAAAGGAAATATCAAAATTGATGCCTTAGACATGATTGTGACTTATTTTCTTGTTGGACATTATGTTAAATttctaacttttagtttttttattgacatcttgtttgtatttgtttcaaAAGTCTTTACATAATCCTAATGATAACCCTGCAAATTTGTAATGAGTCTTTtggccaaaaaacaaaaaatcattgaaTCTTGAGGTGAGACGTTGCTTTTCCATTCAAAGTCAGTCCCATACATTATCTTGTTGTGTCCATAAGCACAGATTTGTTTTATATTCTAAGATGCcatttatcaatttattttttaaatatggcATCATTAGTGATTTTAGTGAAGTAATATGAGGCAATCAATTGCTAGGAGTGgcattctaattaaaaaattttgaattgggTTTCTCTTTCTTGGACTTCATGTGtattattttggttgttttaccctgaaaaagaaaaaaaaaaaaggtggtctTGTTCAAATTGAAGTATTGGGCTTGTGTAGTGGCCGTACATGGTTGCCCTGTCCCAATCCTTCTTCCAATCCATTACATTGGTTCAACCTCAAATTGTCCCCATTTGGTAGtggagagattttttttttttgataaaacacACAAACTTTATTTAATCAAAGCAGAAGGTACATCTTGGATAAGAGCTTGTTCTAGAAAACAAGGACTCTCTTCAATCCTAGCAGAATAG
The sequence above is drawn from the Castanea sativa cultivar Marrone di Chiusa Pesio chromosome 5, ASM4071231v1 genome and encodes:
- the LOC142636346 gene encoding uncharacterized protein LOC142636346 isoform X1, translated to MSKKKGSGNTMTLKDFHGGSIPTDLPLPSAPGVIVRPSDRPGYDRPNPWGNPMGRPDHRSRPHSSPATRHFDDKTPFLAHAANIGRNFDEDERKPLDGVSAPRRTISDDNIRVPSARVELKPEYGPSGSFSSRQGLGGGGSGSASGNVNSIAGKVNEAGSVVGVSSQNLGANSGGYTNVWAARKEAMGVNEPVQQAALSGQNAVSKFAHASALDKVSSGRWQSKQPAPYQGDVEAARSPERESGFQSKNFGGSGGAGGSGYDTVDVASGREYHDATLARQAERGLSIEDGVRVGRKEFPDYERAGAPVAPVYSELKERNPVIHVDRTHLARDDGKLGGSELHSPVPLEPSERPKLKLLPRTKPLESSEQPVPVVDHTQGYQRVSDTAHTETVNEVYGNMSPAKPSIASTESVKQVVERPKLNLKPRSQPAEHLEGNAERERNMLFGGARPRELVLKERGVDDVGINNLDLVQQSDRVEQNVPRTERVHGHAIPARHSEKTENPHLDQMTGKRYERKDHRQDSERVDMQRRNWRNESRRNNNRETERQQQQPQQLQQQVERPPSPETWRKPVEQPKPASPDAGGLRYGKAASAVELAQAFSKSVSDPKIADQFSGQKVLPGRTQMPFSRLTGPTPRPQINGY
- the LOC142636346 gene encoding uncharacterized protein LOC142636346 isoform X2; its protein translation is MGRPDHRSRPHSSPATRHFDDKTPFLAHAANIGRNFDEDERKPLDGVSAPRRTISDDNIRVPSARVELKPEYGPSGSFSSRQGLGGGGSGSASGNVNSIAGKVNEAGSVVGVSSQNLGANSGGYTNVWAARKEAMGVNEPVQQAALSGQNAVSKFAHASALDKVSSGRWQSKQPAPYQGDVEAARSPERESGFQSKNFGGSGGAGGSGYDTVDVASGREYHDATLARQAERGLSIEDGVRVGRKEFPDYERAGAPVAPVYSELKERNPVIHVDRTHLARDDGKLGGSELHSPVPLEPSERPKLKLLPRTKPLESSEQPVPVVDHTQGYQRVSDTAHTETVNEVYGNMSPAKPSIASTESVKQVVERPKLNLKPRSQPAEHLEGNAERERNMLFGGARPRELVLKERGVDDVGINNLDLVQQSDRVEQNVPRTERVHGHAIPARHSEKTENPHLDQMTGKRYERKDHRQDSERVDMQRRNWRNESRRNNNRETERQQQQPQQLQQQVERPPSPETWRKPVEQPKPASPDAGGLRYGKAASAVELAQAFSKSVSDPKIADQFSGQKVLPGRTQMPFSRLTGPTPRPQINGY